A single genomic interval of Pyrobaculum arsenaticum DSM 13514 harbors:
- a CDS encoding tRNA (pseudouridine-N1)-methyltransferase: MSFLIKSDVACPWSVNAEELVKNRFDVLVDFLIESINGGAREVYIMLCDGTTYRTSSIPYRRARDVARWLLSTQPIRTDLKSIIGRYRKVYYLHEEGRDVADVELDGGGLYVFGDHDGLSNEDEELLAKHAVWISLGPIPYMSWQAAAYLAYLLRRANLI, from the coding sequence TTGAGCTTTTTAATTAAGAGCGACGTTGCTTGTCCCTGGTCGGTAAACGCTGAGGAGCTGGTAAAGAACAGGTTCGACGTCCTTGTAGATTTCCTAATAGAGTCTATAAACGGCGGGGCTAGGGAGGTGTATATAATGCTGTGCGACGGGACGACGTACCGGACCTCGTCTATCCCCTATCGGCGTGCCCGGGACGTGGCTAGATGGCTTTTGTCTACTCAGCCTATTAGGACAGATCTCAAGTCGATAATTGGCAGATACAGGAAGGTTTACTACCTCCACGAGGAGGGGAGAGATGTGGCGGATGTGGAGCTTGACGGCGGGGGGCTCTACGTATTCGGAGACCACGACGGGTTGAGTAACGAGGACGAGGAGCTTCTGGCGAAACACGCCGTGTGGATCTCTCTGGGTCCTATCCCCTATATGTCTTGGCAAGCCGCCGCCTATCTGGCTTATCTGCTTCGGCGGGCAAATTTAATATAG
- the hmgA gene encoding hydroxymethylglutaryl-CoA reductase (NADPH), which yields MFLMEVKLHELDKLYGDANKAAEARRQYLEKATGAKLENIGKTIIDLNTVVGRNIENVIGAVQIPVGVAGPLLVRGDYANGYFYVPLATTEGALVASVNRGAKLVTESGGARAKVLKDGMARAPLFKLPSLVDAVEFVNWVMQHFEEVKKAAESTTRHGRLKEIQPFVVGNYVWLRMVFSTGDAMGMNMATIAADAAARYIQEEFPKARLVALSGNMCVDKKPNSVNFLLGRGKTVVAEALIRREQLEKLGTTPEAVHEVNISKNLVGSALAHSYGFNAHFANIITAVFIATGQDVAQVVESSMGITTTEPREEGLYISVFLPSLEVGTVGGGTGLPTQREALELLGVAGPGNPPGTNALKFAEIIAAAVLAGELNLLVALARNELASAHKKLGRGAK from the coding sequence ATGTTTCTAATGGAAGTGAAGCTCCACGAGCTGGACAAACTATACGGCGACGCCAACAAAGCCGCCGAGGCGAGGCGGCAGTACCTAGAAAAAGCCACCGGCGCCAAGCTGGAGAACATAGGCAAGACTATCATAGATCTCAACACCGTGGTGGGGCGCAACATCGAAAACGTAATAGGGGCTGTGCAGATACCAGTGGGCGTCGCCGGCCCCCTCTTGGTGAGGGGGGACTACGCAAACGGCTACTTCTACGTGCCCCTTGCGACGACGGAGGGGGCCCTCGTGGCTTCGGTAAACAGGGGGGCTAAGCTCGTCACGGAGTCCGGCGGCGCGAGGGCCAAGGTGCTTAAAGACGGCATGGCAAGGGCCCCCCTCTTCAAACTACCCTCGCTGGTAGACGCCGTGGAGTTCGTGAACTGGGTCATGCAACACTTCGAAGAGGTTAAAAAAGCCGCCGAGTCCACAACCCGCCACGGGAGGCTGAAGGAGATCCAGCCCTTCGTGGTGGGGAACTACGTCTGGCTCAGAATGGTCTTCTCCACGGGAGACGCCATGGGTATGAACATGGCGACAATAGCAGCAGATGCCGCGGCGAGGTACATACAGGAGGAGTTTCCCAAGGCCCGCCTCGTGGCCCTAAGCGGAAATATGTGCGTCGACAAGAAGCCGAACTCCGTGAACTTCCTCCTAGGGAGGGGGAAGACCGTCGTGGCCGAGGCGCTGATAAGGCGTGAACAGTTAGAAAAGCTCGGCACGACGCCGGAGGCGGTGCACGAGGTGAACATCTCGAAGAACCTGGTAGGATCGGCGCTGGCCCACTCCTACGGCTTCAACGCCCACTTCGCCAATATAATTACTGCTGTTTTCATAGCCACAGGCCAAGACGTGGCACAAGTTGTTGAGTCCAGCATGGGCATAACCACGACAGAGCCGAGGGAGGAGGGGCTCTACATCTCCGTATTTCTACCCAGCCTCGAGGTGGGGACTGTGGGCGGCGGCACCGGCCTCCCGACGCAGAGAGAGGCGCTGGAGTTGTTGGGAGTGGCTGGGCCGGGCAACCCGCCGGGGACAAACGCGCTTAAATTCGCAGAGATAATAGCCGCCGCAGTGTTGGCGGGGGAGCTGAACCTTCTGGTGGCTCTAGCCAGGAATGAGCTGGCTTCTGCCCACAAGAAGCTCGGGAGGGGGGCTAAGTAA
- a CDS encoding Zn-ribbon domain-containing OB-fold protein, whose product MKHESVPIYWRNIPQYYRLVAKRCKKCGAVHFPPVVRCRCGSKELEDLELPKEGKLVEFTVLHQVGTDFLKQKPLVVGLVELSNGVRVVGQIVDAQVEKLAPGAKVEVVFRRVVADGKHGLVMYGYKFRPVGL is encoded by the coding sequence ATGAAACACGAGTCAGTGCCAATCTATTGGCGAAATATTCCACAGTACTACCGCCTCGTGGCGAAAAGGTGCAAGAAGTGCGGCGCGGTGCACTTCCCACCTGTCGTGAGGTGCAGATGCGGCTCAAAAGAGCTTGAAGACTTAGAGCTACCAAAAGAGGGGAAGTTGGTAGAGTTCACCGTCCTCCACCAGGTGGGCACAGACTTTCTGAAGCAGAAGCCGCTCGTGGTAGGGCTTGTGGAGTTGAGCAACGGGGTAAGGGTAGTAGGCCAGATCGTGGACGCCCAGGTGGAGAAGCTTGCCCCCGGGGCGAAGGTTGAGGTCGTATTCAGGAGAGTAGTGGCCGACGGCAAACACGGCCTTGTAATGTACGGGTACAAATTCAGGCCGGTGGGACTATGA
- a CDS encoding hydroxymethylglutaryl-CoA synthase, with product MKVGIVSWGAYIPKYRIRTEEVARIWGDDPLRIVDVYLVDEKSVEGIDEDAVTIAVEAARRAIRRAGIDPKKIGAVYAGTESKPYAVKPISSILVDALGLSNNVFAVDMEFACKAGSEGLVAAIGLVKAGQVEYGMTVGTDTSQGEPGEHLEYSASSGGVALIVGRDGVAAELEAVYSYVSDTPDFWRREGSPYPMHGEGFTGEPAYFRHIIGAAKGLMEKYGYKPSDFAYVVFHQPNGRFPVRAASMLNIPMEKIKPGIVVTHIGNTYNASALMGFAKVLDVAKPGDKILLVPFGSGAGSNAFVFTVTDVVQERQKTGVPTVEDMLRDKIYVDYAQYLKMRKMIKLFD from the coding sequence ATGAAAGTCGGCATAGTTAGCTGGGGAGCATATATCCCCAAGTACCGTATCCGGACCGAGGAGGTTGCGCGGATCTGGGGCGATGACCCGCTCCGCATAGTCGACGTCTACCTCGTAGATGAAAAAAGCGTGGAGGGCATAGACGAAGACGCGGTGACCATAGCCGTGGAGGCTGCGAGGAGGGCCATAAGAAGGGCCGGCATAGACCCCAAGAAGATCGGCGCAGTATACGCCGGCACCGAGTCGAAGCCATATGCCGTGAAGCCCATCTCCTCAATTCTCGTAGACGCCCTTGGCCTCAGTAACAACGTATTCGCGGTTGACATGGAGTTCGCTTGCAAAGCCGGTAGCGAGGGGTTAGTGGCAGCCATTGGGCTGGTCAAGGCGGGGCAGGTGGAGTACGGCATGACCGTCGGCACCGACACCTCCCAAGGCGAGCCTGGGGAGCACTTGGAGTACTCTGCAAGTAGCGGGGGCGTGGCATTGATAGTGGGCAGAGACGGCGTCGCCGCCGAGCTTGAGGCCGTGTATTCCTACGTCTCGGATACGCCCGACTTCTGGAGGAGGGAGGGCTCCCCCTACCCCATGCACGGCGAGGGCTTCACAGGCGAGCCGGCCTACTTTAGACACATAATAGGTGCGGCGAAGGGGCTTATGGAGAAATACGGCTACAAGCCCTCCGACTTTGCATACGTGGTGTTCCACCAGCCCAACGGGAGGTTCCCCGTCCGCGCCGCATCTATGCTGAACATACCAATGGAGAAGATAAAGCCCGGCATTGTGGTGACTCACATAGGCAACACCTACAACGCCTCTGCCCTCATGGGCTTTGCCAAGGTGCTGGACGTGGCGAAGCCCGGCGACAAGATCCTCCTAGTGCCCTTCGGCAGCGGCGCTGGGTCAAACGCCTTCGTCTTCACCGTCACCGACGTGGTGCAGGAGCGGCAGAAGACAGGTGTCCCCACGGTGGAAGACATGCTAAGAGACAAGATCTACGTCGACTACGCCCAGTACCTCAAAATGCGTAAAATGATCAAACTATTTGACTAA
- the proS gene encoding proline--tRNA ligase — MELIREARPHGREKLRANLIEWFHWLLREAELYDVRYPVKGAYVWRPYGMRLRRHVEELIRRSHDETGHQEVLFPVFIPYEFFGKESQHIRGFEKEVFWVSKGGEEGERLVLRPTSETAIMPMVKLWVHDYKDLPLRLYQIVSVFRAETKMTHPMIRLREISMFKEAHTVHVDREDAERQVREAVEIYKKIFDEMCLAYMINKRPDWDKFAGAEYTIAFDTVLPDGRTLQIGTVHYLGTNFTRVFEVTYLAADGTRRLAHTTSYGISERSIAAMLITHGDDAGTVLPPRLAPIQVVIVPIFYGEEEAASVISYAREVEKALREAGMRVHIDDRPDKTPGWKFYFWELKGVPLRVEVGKRDLEKRQVVITRRDTLEKYAVGLGELVDAVRGLMRTVEENLRRRAWEELRSRIVRAETVEAAKAAIREGKVVEVPWSGDNDCGIKLKDLVGADALGVPLDSDASVGGFDLRDLACGEKRAEFWLRLSERY; from the coding sequence ATGGAGCTTATCAGAGAGGCGAGACCCCACGGCCGGGAGAAGCTTAGGGCAAATCTGATAGAGTGGTTCCACTGGCTTCTTAGAGAGGCTGAGCTGTACGACGTGAGGTACCCCGTCAAAGGGGCGTATGTGTGGAGGCCCTATGGGATGAGGCTGAGGCGCCATGTGGAGGAGCTGATTAGGAGAAGCCACGATGAGACTGGGCACCAGGAGGTGTTGTTCCCCGTGTTTATTCCCTACGAGTTTTTTGGTAAGGAGTCCCAGCACATTAGGGGGTTTGAGAAGGAGGTGTTTTGGGTGTCTAAGGGCGGCGAGGAGGGAGAGAGACTGGTGCTCCGCCCCACGTCAGAGACGGCGATTATGCCGATGGTGAAGCTGTGGGTTCATGACTACAAGGACCTCCCGCTTAGGCTTTACCAAATTGTCAGCGTCTTCCGGGCTGAGACTAAGATGACGCACCCCATGATTAGGCTTAGGGAGATTTCCATGTTTAAAGAGGCTCACACCGTGCACGTTGATAGGGAGGATGCAGAGCGGCAGGTTCGTGAGGCTGTGGAGATTTACAAGAAAATTTTTGACGAGATGTGCCTGGCGTATATGATAAACAAGAGGCCTGACTGGGATAAATTCGCCGGGGCTGAGTACACAATAGCCTTCGACACGGTGCTCCCCGATGGGAGGACCCTGCAGATAGGCACGGTGCACTACCTGGGGACGAACTTCACCAGGGTTTTCGAGGTGACGTACCTCGCCGCGGATGGTACGAGGAGGCTTGCCCACACCACCTCCTACGGGATTTCGGAAAGGAGCATAGCCGCCATGCTCATCACGCACGGCGATGACGCGGGGACAGTCCTACCGCCGAGGTTGGCGCCTATTCAAGTAGTTATTGTCCCCATATTCTACGGCGAGGAGGAGGCTGCATCTGTGATATCTTACGCCAGGGAAGTGGAAAAGGCTCTGCGAGAGGCCGGCATGCGCGTACACATCGATGATAGGCCTGATAAGACGCCTGGGTGGAAGTTCTACTTCTGGGAGCTGAAGGGGGTGCCTCTGCGCGTCGAAGTTGGGAAGAGGGATTTGGAGAAGAGGCAGGTTGTGATTACGAGGAGGGATACCTTGGAGAAATACGCCGTTGGGCTGGGGGAGTTGGTGGACGCTGTGAGGGGGCTTATGAGAACCGTGGAGGAGAATCTGCGGAGGAGGGCGTGGGAGGAGTTGAGGAGTCGCATCGTCCGGGCCGAGACGGTGGAGGCCGCCAAGGCCGCCATCCGTGAGGGGAAGGTGGTAGAGGTGCCGTGGAGTGGGGATAACGACTGCGGTATTAAGTTAAAAGACCTTGTCGGTGCCGATGCCTTGGGCGTCCCCCTAGACTCGGACGCGTCTGTGGGGGGCTTCGACTTAAGGGACTTGGCTTGCGGCGAAAAGCGGGCTGAGTTCTGGCTGAGGCTTTCTGAGAGATACTAA
- a CDS encoding DNA-directed DNA polymerase I, whose translation MVEFEEEFEEVEEEVTEYEGEAIEEGKIKGVVSNTIPPSIVLSVVYDGAEGKALVKLYDPASDVVYYWYDNTGHKPYLITNKTPEEIIEKFPEVLRHKGFSHFEVVEKYDALHDRNVVVTKVYAKDPLSVGGGRNSLRDILKETWESRIKYHHSYLFDRGIIPGMWYKSNGNGLAPVEISIPDEVRSSLGAVFKPEHAKVAEEWIPLFQAPIPHIRRVAIDVEVYTPQENKIPDPKTAEYEVISVALVGSDGLRRVLVLKRPGAEPELRYRPDYEILFFDSEYDLLMEVFKTIVQYPLVITFNGDNFDLPYLYNRAVALGVPKEEIPIAARRDYVGVAPGIHVDMFKFFAIKAIEAYAFGGVYRGERGLDGIAYAVLGVGKVERQKNVSRMGYWELAEYNYRDALITLYFTLYNNEMVMKLIVLLSRIAKMPIEDITRSQVSAWIRNMLYYEHRRRGWLIPNKEDILSVKGQTHTKAIIKGKKYAGAVVLDPPLGIFFDVYVLDFASLYPSIISKWNLSYETVNCRPDAERPIPELPHTVCKDKPGMTSTLVGVLRDLRVHVYKKLAKKAPTPAERQLYDVVQSAMKVFINASYGVFGAETFPLYCPPVAELTTALARYVMTSTVLKATELGLIPVYGDTDSLFLWNVSEDKLKKLIDYTEELGIDIELDKVYKFVMFSGRKKNYLGVTKDGGVIVKGIVAKKRNAPPLVKELVEEIIESLKNIGSLDDIVKVRDAIIAKVKDAEMKIKEKKITLDKLGIKVVLNKNLNEYTKNKPQHVKAAEQLLKYGIQIGRGDAIVLVKTKDPVGVKPIQLARIDEIDEKKYLEYIGTSLEQILEAMGVTIEELRGATKLL comes from the coding sequence GTGGTGGAGTTTGAAGAGGAGTTTGAGGAGGTTGAGGAAGAGGTTACAGAGTATGAGGGGGAGGCGATAGAAGAGGGGAAAATAAAGGGTGTAGTCTCAAACACCATTCCCCCCTCCATCGTGTTGTCGGTGGTGTACGACGGGGCGGAGGGCAAGGCCTTGGTCAAGCTATACGACCCCGCCTCCGACGTGGTCTACTATTGGTACGACAATACGGGGCATAAGCCCTACCTAATTACCAACAAGACTCCTGAGGAGATAATAGAGAAGTTCCCAGAGGTGCTCCGCCACAAGGGCTTTAGCCACTTCGAGGTGGTGGAGAAGTACGACGCCCTCCACGACAGAAACGTCGTGGTGACCAAGGTCTACGCCAAGGACCCCCTCTCCGTAGGCGGCGGGAGGAACTCCCTCAGGGACATCCTAAAGGAGACTTGGGAGTCGAGGATTAAGTACCACCACAGCTACCTCTTCGACCGGGGGATAATCCCAGGGATGTGGTATAAGTCAAACGGCAACGGCCTAGCCCCCGTGGAGATCTCCATACCGGACGAGGTGAGGAGCTCTCTGGGCGCTGTGTTTAAGCCCGAGCACGCCAAAGTCGCCGAGGAGTGGATCCCCCTCTTCCAAGCGCCAATTCCCCACATAAGGAGAGTGGCCATAGACGTGGAGGTCTATACGCCGCAGGAAAACAAGATACCGGATCCAAAAACCGCGGAGTATGAGGTGATTTCCGTGGCGCTTGTGGGGAGCGACGGGCTGAGGCGAGTCCTCGTCTTGAAGCGTCCCGGGGCGGAGCCCGAGCTGAGGTACAGGCCGGACTATGAAATCTTGTTCTTCGACAGCGAGTACGACCTCTTGATGGAGGTGTTTAAGACCATCGTCCAGTACCCCCTTGTCATCACCTTCAACGGCGACAACTTCGACCTCCCATACCTCTACAACAGGGCGGTGGCCCTGGGCGTACCCAAGGAGGAGATACCCATAGCCGCGAGGAGGGACTACGTCGGCGTGGCGCCGGGGATTCATGTGGACATGTTCAAGTTCTTCGCCATAAAGGCAATTGAGGCGTACGCCTTCGGCGGGGTTTACAGGGGGGAGAGGGGGCTAGACGGGATAGCCTACGCCGTGTTGGGGGTTGGAAAGGTGGAGAGGCAGAAAAACGTCTCTAGAATGGGCTACTGGGAGCTAGCCGAGTATAACTACCGCGATGCGTTGATCACCCTCTACTTCACCCTATACAACAACGAGATGGTTATGAAGCTGATCGTGCTCCTCTCAAGAATCGCCAAGATGCCAATAGAGGACATCACCAGGTCCCAGGTCTCGGCGTGGATCCGCAACATGCTCTACTACGAGCACAGGAGGAGGGGGTGGCTCATCCCCAACAAGGAGGATATCTTAAGTGTCAAGGGGCAGACCCACACCAAGGCCATAATCAAGGGGAAGAAATATGCCGGCGCCGTCGTACTCGACCCACCCCTCGGCATATTCTTCGACGTCTACGTTCTGGACTTCGCCTCGCTGTACCCCTCTATAATCAGCAAGTGGAACCTCTCCTACGAGACCGTTAACTGTAGGCCAGACGCCGAGAGGCCAATACCGGAGCTCCCTCACACCGTGTGCAAGGACAAGCCCGGCATGACCAGCACCCTAGTCGGTGTTTTGAGAGATCTCAGAGTCCACGTCTACAAGAAGCTGGCAAAGAAGGCTCCGACCCCCGCCGAGAGGCAGCTATACGACGTGGTGCAGAGCGCCATGAAGGTCTTCATAAACGCCTCCTATGGCGTCTTCGGCGCCGAGACCTTCCCCCTCTACTGCCCTCCCGTGGCTGAGCTGACAACAGCCTTGGCCAGATACGTCATGACCAGCACTGTGCTCAAGGCCACGGAGCTTGGCTTAATACCGGTGTACGGGGACACCGACTCCCTCTTCCTCTGGAACGTCTCTGAGGATAAGTTGAAGAAGCTCATTGACTACACCGAGGAGCTGGGCATTGACATAGAGCTCGACAAAGTGTATAAATTCGTGATGTTCAGCGGGAGGAAGAAGAACTACCTCGGCGTCACCAAAGACGGCGGCGTCATCGTGAAGGGCATCGTTGCGAAGAAGCGCAACGCCCCGCCCCTCGTCAAAGAGTTGGTGGAGGAGATAATAGAAAGCCTAAAGAATATAGGCTCGCTAGACGACATTGTAAAGGTAAGAGACGCCATAATAGCCAAGGTGAAAGACGCCGAGATGAAGATTAAGGAAAAGAAAATCACCCTAGACAAGCTTGGGATAAAAGTAGTTTTAAATAAAAACCTAAATGAGTACACGAAGAATAAGCCCCAACACGTAAAGGCGGCGGAGCAGTTGCTGAAATACGGAATTCAGATAGGGAGGGGCGACGCCATTGTGTTAGTAAAAACAAAAGACCCAGTAGGGGTAAAACCCATACAGCTGGCCAGGATCGACGAGATAGACGAGAAGAAGTACCTGGAATACATAGGAACCTCCCTGGAGCAAATACTAGAGGCGATGGGCGTGACGATAGAAGAGCTACGGGGCGCCACCAAACTACTCTAA
- a CDS encoding DUF2286 domain-containing protein yields the protein MSVVAHISKNSVVRREVVNKDVVEAVKGVAAELLKAWDPTTSDFIVLRDYYSVSYPAPLTRELLEKIRRFSPKRVENRVEVALPVYEIIHGAQWSGEGINVGEAVVVFPYVDDATTDEVLRGVVESLAGGGEEEAGEDLE from the coding sequence ATGAGCGTGGTCGCCCACATCTCCAAGAACTCGGTGGTTAGGCGCGAGGTGGTGAACAAAGACGTGGTGGAGGCGGTGAAGGGGGTCGCGGCGGAGCTTCTAAAGGCGTGGGACCCCACGACCTCTGATTTTATAGTTCTTAGAGACTACTACTCCGTCTCCTACCCCGCCCCGCTGACGCGGGAGCTGTTGGAGAAGATCCGGCGCTTCTCGCCGAAGCGTGTTGAGAACAGGGTGGAGGTGGCTCTTCCCGTCTACGAGATAATCCACGGCGCCCAGTGGTCGGGTGAGGGGATCAACGTGGGGGAGGCCGTTGTAGTCTTCCCATATGTTGACGACGCGACGACAGACGAGGTTCTAAGAGGGGTTGTAGAGAGTCTGGCCGGCGGCGGGGAAGAAGAGGCGGGTGAGGATTTAGAGTAG
- a CDS encoding 30S ribosomal protein S26e, with product MPKKRKNRGRKKGDKGREPLVHCDNCGRVMPRSKAVRITVPYSPVPPDLARELEKQGVIISRYLVTKTYCINCAVFFGIIKVRAREERKKKIPLQQVV from the coding sequence GTGCCTAAGAAGAGGAAGAACCGAGGGAGGAAGAAAGGCGATAAGGGCCGTGAGCCTCTTGTGCATTGTGACAACTGTGGGAGGGTTATGCCGAGGTCTAAGGCTGTTAGGATCACGGTACCGTATTCCCCCGTGCCGCCTGACTTGGCTAGAGAGTTGGAGAAGCAGGGTGTGATTATATCCCGCTACCTCGTGACGAAGACCTACTGTATAAACTGCGCCGTTTTCTTCGGCATAATTAAGGTAAGGGCTAGGGAGGAGCGGAAGAAGAAAATCCCGCTTCAGCAAGTTGTTTGA
- the pgsA gene encoding archaetidylinositol phosphate synthase — protein MVLERLRSKVNIDAVGRKIPISPNVLTLLSAVVAWVGVPLVLLYGASPLWFILISGALDAVDGAVARGRGLVSRAGAFLDSFLDRFSDAAYLLYFWGRVDSLAMYIALLGTFAISYARCRGESLGVEVRGVGLMERGERVAYLLVLSLVIDLAPPLVASLFYAYVFLVGLAAAHRGYVVFRKLSLNRR, from the coding sequence GTGGTTTTGGAGCGTCTAAGGAGTAAGGTCAACATCGACGCCGTGGGTAGGAAAATCCCCATAAGTCCTAACGTGCTTACTCTTCTCTCCGCCGTCGTGGCGTGGGTCGGGGTACCGCTGGTTCTACTCTACGGCGCGTCGCCGCTGTGGTTTATCCTCATCTCCGGCGCCTTGGACGCAGTGGACGGCGCAGTGGCCCGCGGCAGGGGACTGGTGTCTAGAGCCGGCGCGTTTCTGGACTCTTTCCTCGACAGGTTTTCAGACGCGGCTTACCTCCTCTACTTCTGGGGCCGCGTCGACTCCCTGGCCATGTACATCGCGCTCCTGGGCACCTTCGCCATAAGCTACGCCCGTTGCAGGGGTGAGTCGCTGGGGGTGGAGGTGAGGGGGGTGGGGCTGATGGAGCGGGGGGAGCGCGTGGCGTATCTCCTCGTCCTCTCGCTTGTGATAGACCTGGCCCCGCCGCTGGTGGCGTCTCTGTTCTACGCATATGTCTTTCTCGTAGGCCTGGCAGCGGCGCACCGGGGGTATGTGGTGTTTCGGAAGCTAAGCTTAAATAGGAGATAG
- a CDS encoding thiolase family protein, whose product MKDVYVVGGALHPAGRHYDKNIDDLAAAVLDKAIADAQADIEALFLASSTAELGNKQQLLGVYVLESLGLDKIPVFRIENGDGSGGAAVVAAYHALRAGEYNCVAVVGVDKPNDVLSNQQQDIYATTLDTHFERYFGFTPLSYAALMAKMYLKKYEYKYEDLARWAVLMHAHGAGNPYAYFRRPVKLEDAVNSEVVSEPLRLYDVGPLADGAAAAVLCNNKKKDGPRILSVTTSTNAVGFNARNEYDVLYSLEEAARSALKKAGVTPRDIAAAEVHDSFSIFGALALEGLGIVKRGGALAALREGDLPVNLSGGFKARGNILGATGVYQVVELAWQLMGREFKRVEGNYGVVHSMGGVDRVSTVIVVGL is encoded by the coding sequence ATGAAAGACGTATACGTAGTAGGCGGGGCCCTCCACCCCGCTGGGCGTCATTACGACAAGAATATCGACGATCTCGCTGCCGCCGTGTTAGACAAGGCGATCGCAGACGCCCAGGCGGATATAGAGGCCCTCTTTTTGGCCTCCTCCACCGCCGAACTCGGCAACAAGCAACAACTACTCGGCGTTTACGTGTTGGAGTCGCTTGGCTTGGATAAGATACCGGTTTTTAGGATTGAAAACGGCGATGGATCCGGCGGCGCCGCAGTGGTAGCGGCGTACCACGCGTTAAGGGCCGGGGAGTACAACTGCGTTGCCGTCGTGGGCGTGGATAAGCCAAACGACGTCTTGAGCAACCAGCAACAGGACATATACGCCACCACGCTCGACACTCACTTCGAGCGGTACTTCGGCTTCACCCCACTCTCCTACGCTGCGCTTATGGCGAAGATGTACTTAAAGAAGTACGAGTACAAGTACGAGGACTTGGCCAGGTGGGCTGTCCTAATGCACGCTCACGGAGCTGGGAATCCCTACGCCTATTTCAGACGCCCCGTCAAGCTGGAAGACGCCGTGAACAGCGAAGTTGTCAGCGAGCCTCTCCGCCTATACGACGTAGGCCCCTTGGCCGACGGGGCGGCGGCCGCCGTGTTGTGCAACAACAAAAAGAAAGATGGGCCACGGATACTTTCAGTGACGACCTCGACAAATGCTGTGGGCTTCAACGCGAGGAACGAATACGACGTCCTCTACAGCCTCGAAGAAGCGGCGAGAAGCGCGCTGAAAAAAGCCGGCGTTACGCCTAGGGACATCGCCGCGGCGGAGGTCCACGACTCCTTCTCCATATTCGGCGCATTGGCGTTAGAGGGGCTTGGCATTGTGAAGAGGGGAGGCGCTCTGGCCGCGTTGAGGGAAGGGGACTTGCCGGTGAATCTCAGCGGCGGTTTTAAGGCCCGGGGGAATATTCTAGGCGCCACCGGCGTGTACCAAGTGGTGGAGTTGGCGTGGCAACTCATGGGCCGGGAGTTTAAACGGGTTGAGGGCAACTACGGAGTTGTCCACAGCATGGGCGGCGTAGATAGGGTTTCGACAGTTATTGTAGTAGGATTATGA
- a CDS encoding tRNA (adenine-N1)-methyltransferase, with the protein MFRRGDWALLVEEGGGFRTVVRAGGGRVQTARGYIDADQLVGLPHGGVVVSSIGVRLRALPATIFDVIEHRFKLGAQAVYPKDAVHIVRAAGLGPGSRVAEAGTGSGFLTAVLAWFVRPWGVVYSFDNRVSHMRVAARNLKTAGLGDYVELQLRDVVRSGFGRVRVDVVVLDMGDPWNALGHTWEVLGPGGRVVIFSTTAEHLAKSVSTLRSAGFVEISVEEVAVRYWKPVPGELRPETFGVVHTGWIISARRGW; encoded by the coding sequence GTGTTTAGGAGGGGGGACTGGGCTCTGTTGGTGGAGGAGGGCGGCGGGTTTAGGACTGTGGTGAGGGCGGGGGGCGGGAGGGTGCAGACTGCGAGGGGGTACATCGACGCTGACCAGCTTGTAGGCTTGCCGCACGGCGGTGTCGTCGTCTCCTCGATTGGGGTGAGGCTGAGGGCCCTGCCGGCTACGATATTCGACGTAATTGAGCATAGGTTTAAGCTGGGGGCCCAGGCCGTCTACCCAAAAGACGCAGTGCACATTGTCAGGGCGGCGGGGCTGGGGCCTGGGTCGAGGGTGGCTGAGGCGGGAACCGGCTCTGGCTTCTTGACCGCGGTCTTGGCATGGTTTGTGAGGCCTTGGGGGGTTGTGTACAGTTTTGACAACCGGGTGAGCCACATGAGGGTGGCGGCGCGCAACCTCAAGACGGCGGGGCTGGGGGACTACGTAGAGCTCCAGCTACGGGATGTGGTTAGGTCTGGCTTCGGCAGGGTGCGAGTAGATGTCGTGGTGCTTGACATGGGGGACCCTTGGAACGCCCTTGGCCACACGTGGGAGGTGCTGGGGCCGGGAGGCCGCGTCGTGATCTTCTCCACCACGGCGGAGCACTTGGCGAAGAGCGTGTCGACGCTCAGGTCCGCCGGCTTTGTGGAAATCTCAGTGGAGGAGGTGGCTGTGAGGTATTGGAAGCCGGTGCCAGGCGAGCTGAGGCCGGAGACCTTCGGCGTGGTACACACCGGTTGGATCATCTCGGCAAGGAGGGGGTGGTGA